A genomic window from Salvia hispanica cultivar TCC Black 2014 chromosome 5, UniMelb_Shisp_WGS_1.0, whole genome shotgun sequence includes:
- the LOC125188573 gene encoding WD repeat-containing protein LWD1-like, whose protein sequence is MGASSDPNQDGSDEQQRRSEIYTYEAPWHIYAMNWSVRKDKKYRLAIASLLEQYPNRVEIVQLDDSTGEIRSDSALSFDHPYPPTKLIFVPDKDCHRPDLLASSSDFLRLWQISDSDSSAARRVELKSLLNNNRNSEFSGPLTSFDWNEAEPRRIGTSSIDTTCTIWDIEKEVVDTQLIAHDKEVYDIAWGGVGVFASVSADGSVRVFDLRDKEHSTIIYESSEPDTPLVRLGWNKQDPRYMATIIMDSSKVVVLDIRFPTLPVVELQRHQAGVNAIAWAPHSSCHICTAGDDSQALIWDLSSMGQPVEGGLDPILAYTAGAEIEQLQWSSSQPDWVAIAFSNKLQILRL, encoded by the coding sequence ATGGGTGCGAGCAGCGATCCGAACCAAGACGGATCGGACGAGCAGCAGCGCCGCTCCGAAATCTACACCTACGAAGCCCCCTGGCACATCTACGCCATGAACTGGAGCGTCCGCAAGGACAAGAAGTACCGCCTCGCCATCGCCAGCCTCCTCGAGCAGTACCCTAACCGCGTCGAAATCGTCCAGCTCGACGACTCCACCGGCGAGATCCGCTCCGACTCCGCCCTCTCCTTCGACCACCCCTACCCCCCTACCAAGCTCATCTTCGTCCCCGACAAGGACTGCCACCGCCCCGATCTCCTCGCCTCCTCCTCCGATTTCCTCCGCCTCTGGCAGATCTCCGACTCCGACTCCTCCGCCGCCCGCCGCGTCGAGCTCAAGAGCCTCCTCAACAACAACCGCAACAGCGAATTCTCCGGCCCGCTCACCTCCTTCGACTGGAACGAGGCCGAGCCGCGCCGGATCGGGACCTCCAGCATCGACACCACCTGCACGATCTGGGACATCGAGAAGGAGGTCGTCGATACGCAGCTGATCGCGCACGATAAGGAGGTCTACGACATCGCCTGGGGCGGCGTTGGCGTTTTCGCCTCCGTCTCCGCCGACGGCTCGGTTAGGGTTTTCGATCTCCGCGACAAGGAGCACTCGACTATAATCTACGAGAGCTCCGAGCCGGACACGCCGCTGGTGCGGCTCGGCTGGAACAAGCAGGATCCGAGATACATGGCGACGATCATAATGGACAGTAGCAAGGTCGTGGTGCTGGATATTCGCTTCCCGACGCTGCCGGTGGTGGAGCTGCAGCGGCATCAGGCCGGTGTGAATGCGATTGCGTGGGCGCCGCACAGCTCCTGCCACATTTGCACGGCGGGGGATGATTCGCAGGCGTTGATTTGGGACCTCTCGTCGATGGGGCAGCCGGTGGAGGGCGGATTGGACCCGATTCTGGCGTACACTGCCGGGGCGGAGATTGAGCAGCTGCAGTGGTCGTCCTCGCAGCCGGATTGGGTGGCGATTGCGTTTTCGAACAAGCTACAGATTCTGAGG